The DNA region CATTTATGTGTTTATAACATAtgtttgtaaatataatttatCTGTCAGCGTTGGTAGAAATGCCAGCCAGAGACCATCTAGAAGAAAACTGGCAGAACAATAATGCTGCCTTTTATAGTAACATGCTGTAATGCTGTGAACGCTATACTGCAATATAGAAGAACAGCTGGGTAAGGTGATAGTTGATTACTCAGCAACAGCATGTGAATTTTATCTGAGGTAGTTGCTGCGCTGGGGAAATGAATGCAAATCTTAGTggagtctgtgtctctgtggtgTCATCACCATGGAGCTGTGGAGTTAAGGTGGCTTACCACAGTGATAAAGCACACACTGAGTCATTCTTCATTACAGTTACCccatgtgacctctgaccttcagCAGTTGCATGGCCTCTTCCCATGGTAATTAGATGGAGTAGTTTAAAAGTATCGTGTGGTTTAGACCTGCAAACCCTGCACAAACGCACACGTGTAAACGCACGTTGCTACAGGACTTGGACAAATCCTGCAAACAAGGATGTTGGTTTGGAGATGAGGCGGATGTGTAATTTTGTCTACAAGTGCAAATACTGCACTGTCCATAACTGAGCTTCACACTAACCCTGTAGCACAATGCATGGCAAACCGCTGCACCTGTTGCTACAGACAGACTTCttctttgattttgtgtgttttttaaaaccaCATGTGCAGAAATGCTAGCACTGGAGCTCAGTTTTAATTCATATTGTTAGATTTCAGAGATGGAGACTGTCTCTACATGCAAATGACTGTATTGCTACTGCTTATGAGTGTTGGCTTAGTTTATTCTTTCTGCACATAAAACACATcttcatttaaatatttgcatACAGAGACACTTTTATGACTGACAGCTGCCGTACATCGTAATTCCCCAGGAAAGCCCGATGACTCAGTAGATTTTTAATACTAAACATCTGtaactcagtttttaaaaggaACACGAGTGCCTTGGTTTTCTTGTGCTCTAGTCTCAGGCACTAAAATTTTTATTTGGGATGGAGAGAACATAAATAATGAAGGTGTGTGCTATACTTGGGGCTTTGTAAAAGGTGGCCCTTCTCTTTCTGACTGAAGGACATTAATGGGTATATTGTTGACAACACCACAGTgtgtaaaaaccaaaacattctTGTTCCAAACATTTTGGTGATAATGTAGCACCTAGCAGGTGAAGGCCCACACCATAAAACCACATTGTCCCCCATTCAGTTCCACCAAGGAAGCATTGCATGTCACATGGCTTAGACCCCCTTTACCTTTCCTGTATGTATTTCTAAAAATAACTGAATTATGAAGATTTACATAACTGTTTTTAGGGATTAACTCTTTTACTGATATGTATACTTAAGCAATATAGAATTAGTTAAATATGCACCAATTAAATTAAAAGCTCTAATAATCACTATGAGCAAGGTatagaaattattattttatgtataaAGCAATGTCAGGTTCGACAGTGCATCGGTGAGCCAACGGTACACTGATTCACTGGGACAGTAAACCGAGAACAGCATAGCTGACTTAAACAGATCGGCTCATTGTCACAAATACTGGCTCTAGCTTTTTAAGTCAGGATCTTTAAATACCTATTTATGATAATATATTGTCTGTTATTTTACCAGAGCCAGTTCTTTTACCTCCCTTAATCATAAAACATCTGAAATGTTAATAATATTTCACATCACTTTTTGGAACATGGAGGAAGTGCAAAATTAATGTGGCAGACTAGATGATCATCAGCTGCTAACCTCAGTAAATCCCCATCTCAACGCTAATGTTCAGCTCACTTAATAGgtgtttagttatttttatcCATCTTGTACAGCTGAACATATGTTTTGCTAAAGTTCCTCAAGTGGAAATTATATTATGTTATTAAATACTTTATTACTGCggctgaatttgaataaaaccTATTTTGTTTTGTCTACACAGATCATCAGAAGCTTGAGAGAGAGGCTCGTATCTGCCGTCTCCTGAAACACCCCAACATTGGTGAGTATCTGACCAATTAATGCAATCCTTATAGTAGTTATCTGCAGCAGAGAATTTCACAAATATTGTTTGTGAGGCTTAAGATGTCTTTGTAAATAGAAATGGTTgttaaaatacaaagaaataagaggaaagaaaagcgaGTGATTTGACCTTGAATTAAGATATTTTAGTTATAATATTATTGTGGTATTTCAAAGCAGAGCTGCAAGTGGGTGACTCTTATGTAATAGATCATTTGGCGTGTTACACATACCACATACTGTGGTTCTGCTAGGATTTCTGGAATATTTAATTAATGCACTTAAAGTCTTCATAATCTGTTTATAGAAAACAGAATAAACACTCCAGTAACACTGGCATAATGTTTAACTCAGACACGTCAACTATACGATGATGGATCATTTGAGAGTCAGCATGCTGATTACATCCAGGATTGATCTTATCTGAACAGATATGAAGCAATTCAAGGAAACTGGAGATGCTGATCTTGAAGGTTTGACTGTAGGCCTCTTTTCCCACCAGTAATACCTGTAAATCAATAAAATCCCTTTACTTTTAATCTGGTGACCATCTCCATTACTAATCTATAGGACAGACTCTTTGAACACGCTGTAATGTGTAACTGTATGTGCCGCTGTCACATTAGAAATAAACAGAATCACAAAGAACGCACTGAgtggtaaaataaatacatgaattgagttaatgtatttattttccagCTTGTGCTTGTGATGATCAAATCACAAGATTAATCGTTTCCTGGAGCATTGCTGTCGTATCTTATTTGCAGCAGCAGGTTTcattttgttcatgttttgAAATAATCTCTGGAGATCTCCATCACCCATTCCTCTAATGTCTCTGCGGTAGGCAGCGGTTGAATTGTTGGGCTGATAACAACTTTTTGCCTATACCAATGTTTGGCTGTTAGATTACTAACGACACACCGATCAGTCTCTTTGCACCACTTTCTGCTAGTGAAAATCTACCTTTGTAGCAAATCATGCAAGTTATGGCGTACTATAAATGATAACAGAAAACATTTGTTGATGACATCGCCGTcgctgatttaaaaacaaacaatatgaaCAGTGCCATTCAGAATAAGAGGTCACAGAATCAGTTGTGCGTGAACTTTGGTCAGTTTTGGGAAAATCAGGTCAGGATATTTTCCACAgtcctttctgttttttttccttgtatgTAGCACACAGCAGGAAATAGGCTGCTTCAAACGCTTTCGCACTACTGGAAATACTCATAGGCGAGGGAGCTGCATAGATAGAACATGCAGGAGGCAGCACGTGTGACGCCCACTCGCTAACGATGAATGCACCAGATTATTAACTGCGATATTCGCACTTCAGCTCAATCCGACACCACACAGAGTTTGTGCTTGGGTGCTAGAAGGTTAAAAACCGTCTAGAAAGGTTTAGACCTATGGTGCATGTGTGAAGACGCCTTGAATGTTGCCTTGAAGCTGACTcttgctgcgtgtgtgtgtgtgtgtgtgtgtgtgtgtgtgtgtgtgtgtgtgtgtgtgtgtaaaaattaaGATAATCAAAGCTGACTTGTGAGAAATGCTCTCTGCCTTCTTTGCATAGtgatatttatttagttttttttttttttttttttttacctttctgATGGAAACTCATATCGCAGTGACATGAATTATACATCTCCTCATAGAGATGTTCAGGAGAGATCGGTAAAGGGCACAAAGGGGAAAATGACAAAATCAATGACACCTTTCTCACTGCACTGCTCATTTCTATTTTCCTCATGTCCTAGTTTTCtgaaaagccccccccccccccggcacTCATTTGTCCCTCACCTACTTTTCCTGTTCTTTCCCTTTCTATATACATTTCGCTCTCATGTCCTTTCCCCTTTTTTGGCATATTTTGGCATCGTATACGTTCAAACTTTAGACAAAAGAGGGCACGAAAATGAGACAGATGGAGAGACGAAAGCAGGAGTAGGAGACAGATGGAGGGAGAGCGAGAAGATGGGAGGAGGAGTAAAGAACAGTCGCTCTTGTTTCTTGCTGCAGGGGCCATCCTACTTCATCTTATTATACAACTGATATTCGCTTTACATAACAATAAGTTTCTTTCTTGACACTAAACCTAAGCTGTGTCTCAGGCCCATCCTGTAACTCCTGGATTGTGCAGCCTGGATCCTGCTTCGTCATTCTGCTGCTGTTTAGTTAAGTTGACAAGCTGAGAGCCGCGGTGGTTACTGCATAACCGCAGAATGAACTCATTAGTGCGTTCGCTACTTCTGTTTCAGACCAGGGGTTTGGATAGCTCAGCAATcaggaaacacaaaaaataacatttcctAGACTGGTTCTGGTCTTTGTAGGTCTTTGTTTGCAATTAATTATTTTAGAGGTTTACATCGGgtctttttttgtgctttcttGTTAAGAATGAGGATGTTGTGTACCTGAAACAGgcagcaaaacagaaaaacaaaatgctgttagtggacatgtaaaaagaaggaaagggTGCATGAGTGACTGCTCTCTGCTTGGGACAAAATACCCCTGTTTAGAGGTGTCCAAGTAGTCTAATGGTTTAGCATATACCCTGGTTTGTTATCGTTCCACATGTTTCCTATTTAGTCACCACCAACTATCATAGACTCCCCCAGATTGTCTAAATACATGTACTCTTTTATGTCCTTTCTCTATCACCAAATATGTTTGAAGTACTgttaaagctgaaataataatcACTTAATTTGGATAAAAGTGGGCTTTTGACAGGGCTTTACTGTTTTGGTCAGACATAGCTTTAAGCAATGCTATCACAACCTACAATTACAGTTGCTTATAGTCACTCCTGCATGCTAACCCTACTGTGTCCATTATAAAGATGTATTCTAAACCACCAGTAATTTCGCCCCAAACAAAGTCCATTCCAGAAACCATCACTCAGTTGCAGTAATTGCAGGGAGAGTATGGTTGAATTAAGTGCTCACTAATTGCCTAATCATTGGGTGTGCTCATATTGCTGTGGTTAAGAAAGGAGAATCAATACATCACAATCATAAgtgacatttctttttctccatGTCTGCCTCTCTTCTCTTCACATATTTATATTTGagctttggtttttttgttttttcagtttacGTGAAGCTTTACAGCCAAACAgaacagtatttttattttattttatgtctttCACTTAGCTGCTGTCAGTCTCATTTCCCACCTTCTCTCTTGCAGTGAGACTCCATGACAGCATTTCAGAGGAAGGCTTTCATTACCTAGTCTTTGACCTGTGAGTAtcttctgcacacacacacacacacacacacaggcacgtgagcacacacacacaatgacatTTTATCCATGCGTGTGACTGCGGTTTGTTTGTGTATGCTAACAACTTCTCTGTTATTTGACTCCCTGTCTCTCTCCGTCTCTTTCTTCGGACCCCTTCTTCCTTCCCTTCCCCTTACAGGGTGACAGGAGGAGAGCTTTTTGAAGACATTGTAGCCAGGGAGTACTACAGTGAGGCTGATGCCAGGTAAACGTCCGTTAATGAAGCTGCTCTTCCCAGACTctttgtaaaatataaagaaatacacAATGTGATGATGTGCAACTGATTTGAATTCTATAATAATTTGAAAATGGTGCAATGAAAACATATTGACTGGCGTGTTCATAGTTGTGTTGTATCACctcttcaaaaaacaaaaatgtgatgtaaaaTCCTTGCTCGATAAAAGATTTTTAGCTGCTCAACAGTttggaatattttttttctttctttttgtggtGCAGGGAATGTTTTCAGTGGATGGCAGGTTTGTTGCACCATTATgctcatttaaattcagttattGTCATCCTGAAAATAAGCAAGGTCTTACAAAGAGAAGACATTGACTGGATGGCAACATTTGTTGCTTCAAAACCTAAATATATACATTATTTGGCATTTATGGTGCCTTCACAGATGTGCAAGTTATTGATGCTGCGTGCACTAAAGCACCCTCAAACAGTGTTGAATCCATCAGGAATGCTGGCTTTTGAACTGTGTGCCAATAAGAAGCTAGATGCACTTTTTGCTCTGCAGGACGTGCTCTTTGCTTCTGTGTTCACTGACAATGGTGTTTGGTTTTTAGAAGGTGTTCTTGGGCTTCTCGTTTACATTTTGTCTGAAGGCCAGACGATCTTAGTTATTAGCCTTGTCCCTCGTCTGTAGAGAGGCTTTTCAGATTGTCTGAATCATTTAAGATTCTGTGTCATGTTGACATTCCCACTTTTTTGCCATTTTAAGTTCAGAAATGATTTTACTTTTGCAAAATACTGGATGGGAAAATCATTAATGTGGTGATATCCTCCGTTTTTACTAAAATACAGGATATCTCTTAATATGCACAATTGTGCTATTGACCTGTTAACCTCATTGGTTGTGCGATATTACACTAAGTTTTGTACTTCAGCCTTCTGCTCAGAACctagcttttgttttgtttctgtcttttataATCTGAATATGTGACGCAACACAGGAAAGGCTGGTCAGAGATGCAGACTGAGAATCTGGCTGCATACAAAAACTGCCAAGCAATGATGCAACCAGACTTTCCTGTATTTCTGTGGTTTAGGTGAAGTTCTCTGTCTGAGGAATCTCTCAAAACTGTAATGTAGtccaaaaaaaaagtccagcaAAACTGGAGCACAACCACACACATGCCTAAAGGTTGAACCAGACCAGTGCACGGCAAAATATGCCCCCTTTATGAAGCTGCTGACATGACTGAAGTCTTTATCTATTTACATTGGTGTTAAACCACAATAATTTAAAGACTGGGACAATGTGGCATCTTCAAGGTTAAGAAAGAtacatagatttatttatttttttcaaatttggaaatttaaggaaaacaaaacgAATTTTCAACTTTATCCTGGTTTTCACATGCTGTGCTATGGATGTATTTACATATGTAAAAATCGTCCTCATTCTCAacattgtgttgtttgtgtactgtttttcagtcatttgaGTTTTAAATGACTTACAAATAGCCCAATCTTTTTTGGGATATGGGTTTTTTGCATGCAGAAGCACGGTACTGCAGACAAACAGCATAATcccattaaatatataaatactctCATTTTAtgaacacacaagcacacagcgGTGCATGTAATTGGCTTGCTGGTATTCTTATCAGGAAATGCATTTACTTGTCAACAAGTTCATTGGTTCCCACTCCCCCTTCTCTCTTTAATCACATGTctcattctgtttttttccctccattacagtaaaaatgcagttctgttctttttgttttgtttatttgtttttgttttgatttagtAAACTGTGACGTTTAAATGAAAATTTGTTAAAAATATACTGTCATATCGAGCACCCTCCCGGCTCTGTAAGCAAGTGATAATCAATCAGCTAGAAAGTGTGTAATCCAGCCTTGTCACTGCTATATTATTTAGAAGTGAGTGCAAAGGGGTAGAGAGTAGCACTCTCCAAAATGTCTCAGCTAGCAGAGCACAGCAAATGTTGCGTCGTTGGCTGCAAGAGCAAATATAGGAGTGAGTTTATATTGTCTGTAGTCTGTGTATAATAACCTACTGTGGATAAGATTGAGTCTTTCAAGGTCACTAAGATGCACAGATTATTCATTCAGACATGTGAAGTTTAGATTAACTTGTCTTAAAATAGGCGTAGTATAGGACCATTCAAATAATACTGAAACAATTGCACAGTCAACCAACAGTTCTGATTATCATTGCCTTTTTATGAGGCAAAAAAACGCCAGTTCTGTCTGCTCGGATGTGAAGACTTGTATTACTGTTCACTGAATGTGTTTAGGGGACCTCGCCTTGGCAACTTGTGAAATTTTATTTGGCATTTTACATGATTTTCGTTGATTTTGTTGGTGTTGTTTCATGTaatctttctgtctttgtttgcGCTATCCTCCTGTGGCTGTGTGGTGGGCAGATTATGAATTCTGTCTGCAGTTAGCGGAGGGGCCTTTGTTCCCACATAAGGGGTGAACAAACCCACAGAAACCAAGCCATATGATTTAAGCCTGGGCTTCACTCTTTGTAGGCAGGTGACATCTGACCCATTAACCTGAACATGAGCATTAGAGAGTGAAATCATCACCCGGTGCCACAGTGTGTAAGACAGTAAGAGGATGGTCTTGTACGGGCATGTAAGAAAATTTCAGAAGACGCGTAATGTGCCAACACACTCCACAGGATTGTGTGAAACATGCTTATGAGCCAGTGTTGAGAAATAATGGCAACGATATCGGTGGCAGCTGAATTGACGCCCCCATTATTAGAATTGCTACCGGGATACAGATTTATTGACTGGATGGTTCAAGCCTTCCCACATCAGATACGTAGTATTTGTTCTTTAAGCTACTGTACCTGGATAATGGGTTTGAAACGTAAAATTGATTGCTTTTAGGGATCACGGTAGAGATGCCATTAACAGCTAGTGTGCTCATTAATTAATCGAGTTAACTGTTTTAACTGGTTAACTTTCTTGGCCGTCAAGCGTATATTACATAAGCTTTATATCCACAGTGAAGTGTTCatactgctttttaaaatacagCTAAAAGTCAAAAAGGTGCCGTTTTTTCCAAAAGCTGTAGCAATGCAGTATTAGTGTTTTGCCTGGAAAACGCTTATAGCTGGGTCTTTTGGCTATCATTCCATCACTACATCTCGCtttttgaaatgtttaattCATCACTCAAAAGCCAGTGTTTCCCACACATAGACTTTACTTGGCAGGCTGCCCAGGTATGATAACTGCAGCCTTGCCAGCATTATTTTCTTTTGCAATTGTCCAAGAACGTGAGGTTGTCCGTGATTGATTTACTGGGGGACATTTTCGCCTCACTCTTATACTGAAACTTAAATAACTCCTAACTAGCTGCTAGCTAGTTAgaagttttcttgttttcttcaaCCAGTTTTCCATACTAGGACGATATGGTCCTTAACCCAAGGATCATATAAGCTACTTGGAAGAATTATGTAATTTGGCTGTCTTACAGAACAATTCTCATCTTTCAGGAAACATTCGCATTTTCTCTCTGGCCCAAACTGGTCGAGCAGTTACGCTAACGTGAATTACACGTGGTCAAATCTAGCCAGGGACagatttttctgtctgtgttcagaCAGCAGTACCTTTTGAATGCTTTCTGCTGCTGTGATACACCAAATATCTCTGTAAAGCtcgttttctcttctttctcaaACTGTATGACTTTTGTCTCACAAACGTGCGTGTAAAATAGGACTGCCACCGGGCTGAATCATTCAGCTGCACAATGGTCAAATGGACTTCAGCTGACTGTAGTCCTTATTCTGCTCTGGAGATCAGTCGCAAGCTAGAGAGCCACTTCAACCAtaacctgcagcaggtggagagcTGGCTCTGCTGTTACGCAGATGTGACTAGGGCTTTGCAGCAAAGCAAGGGGCACAGTTTCCAATGAGGCAGTGGAGTTGGTTCTTGGGACTCGAGGTTAACTGAAGAGGCAATGAATACATTGCTGTTTCGTATATTTGTCACAAGGGACTGGGCAATTAAAATATTTGCAGTGGAGCACACACACTACATGCCACAAATAGAATCTATTTCTGTGGGAAACGCTGCAGGTTGTCTGAACTTATTTTTTGTCTATCTCTGGAAAATATGTAATCCGTTTGTGCGACAGCTCCAGTTTCATGTTGCCAGTCGTCACAGTGATCAAGAACGATGTGAGGTTGTTGGggcgttttttttctttgttttttctaatgaTGGCAATACCatgcatcctttttttttctgcctggcAGACGAGTCATGTGGGGTAAATgtgtggtgttttttgtttttgcaatgaAGGGTGGTGACTGACACGTctcactctctgtctctctctgtcccctcttctctctctgtAGTCACTGCATTAGTCAGATCTTGGAGAGTGTCAATCATATCCACCAGCATGATATTGTGCACAGAGACCTCAAGGTGAGTGGCTGCCCGTTTCCATGACAACCACACTCTTACAcatgtacacgcacacacacacacacacctctgctcgTGGCCATGGCAACATACAGATGGCTCTCAGTTGCTccatctctcttcctctccctctccgcAATTTTTGCTTCcatcctttttatttttcccctgCATCCCTCTGCCGTCTACTGCCCCCGCCCTCCTCTGTCTGTCGTCAGATCTGTCATCCTGCCTGTCCTTGACcgggactgtgtgtgtgtgtgtgtgtgtgtgtgtgtgtttttgtgtctgcgCGTGCATAATCACATGATGTATGTTCATGTTGAGCACAGAGACGGTGAGTCATGATCACGTGGAAGGGTTCGTCTCACCTATGGCAAGGACTCAAGAGCTCATACGTGCACAAGCTCACTCGTGAAGGGGCTGTGTTTGGGCGGAGGCATAGACGAGCGTGACATCACACCACCCTTCAAGCGTCAGGAGATTTGATTTGTCCCAAATTGCTGATGGGTTGAGATGTAAAGAGTAGAGGATGAGGATGGCTTCTCTGTTGCCTGCAGTTTAACGTTTAACCCAGTTTAAGTTGATGAGATGTTAATAATATATGTACTGAATTTGAAAGTACGAAGTGAGGGGCAGGGGGGGTAGGGAAAAAAACCCGCTATCTCAAGGGATGTCTGAGACACATGTGGGCGGCTTTTGTACGTGTGCACACTATGTCAGAGAATAACCTCGAGCGCTGCCTGTCTGATTTGTTGGCCTTTTATCCTGAGTGGGCTTTTTACTGCGGCCCTTTATGTCCCGCTGCCCAAACAACGGCCATTTACAACACTGCCACACACGCCGCCTCGCGCTAAGTACACTTTCCATTTAGCATGCAGTCTGCAGCTCTACCTAAATGACTCCCGAGTGGTTTCCATGGCTACGGACCCATGCCCATATAAGGTGTTGGGGAGATTCTCAACTACTTATCCTCTCCCtacctcctctgtctctccatcACACTCTCACACCTTTATCCCACCCCCACATGCTGTGTCAAACAcatcaaatataaatatttctGAGGAAAAGCTTTACTGAAGAGTGCCTTTAACTGCCTGTCTCTCACTGTCTTGATCTCTgctttgctctgtgtgtgtgtctcagccTGAGAACTTGTTGTTGGCCAGTAAGATGAAGGGAGCCGCAGTGAAGCTGGCAGACTTTGGACTTGCTATTGAAGTGCAGGGGGACCAGCAGGCTTGGTTtggtaagaaaacaaaaacagtgacaCAAACACGCATATCAAATGAGCAGGTCCTTTACCTGATCTGTTATTCTATCTGGGTGTTTAGCACTTGATAGTTCCTACACCAGGCATGAATCACTGCTGAACAGGCCCTCTTTCATACAGCAAGCCACATAGATTCacatctgctgctgctttgaagCCACAGAACATTTGCAGGAGCATTGCTTAAGAGGCTCGCTGCCACTTTCCAGGTCATGCTTAGGTCATTGTGTCTTGGCTAACAGCCAAGCTGCCAGCACTTGGCTGACTCTGTGGCGGGGATGAAATGATTAATGGGTATTTGCTAGTGACTCTACACTATCATAATCTGGCCCTGCGTATGGGTCGCTATAATTTAAGCTGTTTATATAACGGCATGAAAGTAGCCTTTACCGGGAGTTTAATAAAAGTTAATTGTAGCTTCTGATTTATCTGTTGGGCAGGGTTTGCAGGCACTCCTGGCTATCTCTCCCCTGAGGTCCTGCGGAAGGACCCTTACGGCAAGCCTGTGGACATATGGGCCTGTGGTGAGTTTTGACACCTGTGTGTGCCTCGGGTCGAATGAACCTATTCAACAGCTTTTAAGTAtcatttaaaagtaaaactgtttttgtagGGGTTAATGGGAATCATAAAAAAGCATGATGACCTTGCAGCCTCTCTCAGAGAGGTGACTTCATCGTGCTCATAAAGTGTTGCAATAACTAAGTTTTCCCTTTCTTACTGTTGCATttccttgtcttgattttaTTCTTTGCTGCCCACGGTAAATGGTATCGTAACATGATCTTTCTGAATCACTTCTCCCCTCTTTGTTTCCTGTCAGGTGTTATTCTCTATATCTTGTTAGTGGGATATCCACCATTCTGGGATGAAGATCAACATAAACTCTATCAGCAGATCAAAGCTGGGGCATAcgatgtaagtgtgtgtgtgtgtgtgtgtgtgtgtgtgtgtgtgtgtgtgtgtgtgtgtgtgtgtgtgtgtgtgtgtgtgtgtgtgttgggtgcAGTGCAGGGGTTTGCTAAGCAGTTTTTGAACATTTAATAGTGTCCAATTGAGATGTGGTCCAAAGCTATTGATCCTATCAGGGCCTTCCTGACGCATTGcagaggggtgtgtgtgtgagagagagtgtgtgagagtCAGAGAAGGGGTATTCTCCTCTCTCAGTCGATGAATAATGAAGTCACTTTTCAGCCTGTTTGCAGGGATTTGAGTTTTAAAACTGCAGCATGTTTTCTGTGAATCCAAAaccctttttcccccccttccATAATCTTCCCTATTTTAATGAGTTAACTCAAGCACTGGTTTCCATATGGCATGGATCTGCTAGAAACCCACTTGATCAGCTGACCAGAAATCTCTCACAACTGACGTATCACTTATTTCTCCTATTTCCTCAGTTCCCGTCTCCAGAGTGGGACACGGTGACCCCAGAGGCAAAGAACCTGATTAACCAGATGTTGACAATTAACCCAGCCAAAAGAATCACTGCCGAACAGGCTCTCAAACACCCATGGATCTGCGTAAGTATTCACCTAAATCACCACAGAGTACATTATGGAGAAACCTAGGGATTTACC from Pelmatolapia mariae isolate MD_Pm_ZW unplaced genomic scaffold, Pm_UMD_F_2 NODE_ptg000314l+_length_43530_cov_1, whole genome shotgun sequence includes:
- the LOC134622984 gene encoding calcium/calmodulin-dependent protein kinase type II subunit gamma, encoding MATTATSTRFTDEYQLYEELGKGAFSVVRRCVKKSSGQEYAAKIINTKKLSARDHQKLEREARICRLLKHPNIVRLHDSISEEGFHYLVFDLVTGGELFEDIVAREYYSEADASHCISQILESVNHIHQHDIVHRDLKPENLLLASKMKGAAVKLADFGLAIEVQGDQQAWFGFAGTPGYLSPEVLRKDPYGKPVDIWACGVILYILLVGYPPFWDEDQHKLYQQIKAGAYDFPSPEWDTVTPEAKNLINQMLTINPAKRITAEQALKHPWIC